A region of Peromyscus maniculatus bairdii isolate BWxNUB_F1_BW_parent chromosome 7, HU_Pman_BW_mat_3.1, whole genome shotgun sequence DNA encodes the following proteins:
- the LOC107402052 gene encoding caspase-1-like, with protein sequence MADNILRAKRKQFICSVGAETINGLLDELLEKKVLNQGEMERIKAVNATVMDKARDLCDSVIKKGPLACQIFITYICNEDVYLAGVLELS encoded by the exons ATGGCTG ACAACATCCTAAGGGCAAAGAGGAAGCAGTTCATCTGTTCAGTGGGTGCAGAGACAATAAATGGCTTGCTGGATGAACTTTTGGAGAAGAAAGTGCTGAaccagggagagatggagagaataaAAGCTGTAAATGCCACTGTTATGGACAAGGCACGGGACCTGTGTGATTCTGTCATTAAAAAAGGGCCTCTGGCATGCCAAATCTTTATCACTTACATTTGTAATGAAGATGTTTACCTGGCTGGAGTTCTGGAACTCTCCTAG